From Desulfonatronum thioautotrophicum, the proteins below share one genomic window:
- a CDS encoding M16 family metallopeptidase: MTSHDTHFAPGPRKPGSLVGLCLTMLFVLAHGFVSPAQSAEFQTWTTENGMTVLFAPAPALPMLDVRLIFDAGAARDGEHNGLARLTSLALAFGTSDMDADTVAERFESVGAQFSSSAARDMATIHLRTLTEPDWMETALATMLALLHEPAFPEDDLARARRQTLQSIHRERQEPGAIASRRFFQLAYGDHPYAHPPLGTAESVPGLTRMLVQDFFQNHYTVQNAVLALTGDLSEDAARKLSQRIDAALPKGDRPAALPAPQAPEEPILHHVPFPSEQAHILMGKPLLRQGDPDRFFLTTANHVFGGGGFTSRLFQDVRTKRGLAYSVSSHIQPMAVEGPFLITMQTGVHQAAEALGVLREALALFIDQGVTEEELAASRDNIIGRFPQGLASNSGIVATLGMIGFYNLAPDYLETYTEYVARVTPEMAMDALARRMTMDRMVTVVVGGPEGLLEELTNDHPDQLPATPASASPDQP; the protein is encoded by the coding sequence ATGACCTCCCACGATACCCACTTTGCCCCCGGCCCACGGAAGCCCGGCTCCCTGGTCGGCCTCTGTCTGACGATGCTCTTCGTTCTTGCCCACGGATTCGTTTCCCCGGCACAAAGCGCGGAATTTCAAACATGGACCACGGAGAACGGGATGACGGTCCTGTTCGCCCCGGCCCCGGCCCTGCCCATGCTGGACGTCCGGCTGATCTTCGATGCCGGGGCGGCTCGGGACGGCGAGCATAATGGCTTGGCTAGGCTGACAAGCCTGGCTCTGGCTTTTGGCACTTCAGATATGGATGCGGACACCGTGGCCGAGCGTTTTGAATCCGTAGGCGCCCAGTTCAGCTCCAGTGCAGCCCGGGACATGGCTACGATCCATTTGCGCACACTGACCGAGCCAGATTGGATGGAAACCGCACTGGCAACCATGCTCGCCCTGCTGCATGAACCGGCTTTTCCGGAGGACGATCTGGCCAGGGCCCGCCGCCAGACCCTCCAGAGCATACACCGGGAGCGTCAGGAGCCCGGAGCCATCGCATCCCGACGTTTCTTTCAACTGGCCTACGGCGACCACCCCTATGCCCACCCCCCCCTGGGTACGGCGGAAAGCGTTCCCGGCCTGACCAGGATGCTGGTCCAGGATTTTTTTCAAAACCACTACACTGTGCAAAACGCCGTCCTGGCCCTGACTGGCGACCTTTCCGAGGATGCTGCCCGAAAACTCAGTCAACGCATCGACGCGGCTCTTCCCAAGGGTGACCGGCCTGCTGCCCTCCCAGCCCCGCAAGCGCCGGAGGAACCGATCCTCCACCATGTCCCTTTCCCCTCGGAGCAAGCCCACATCTTGATGGGCAAACCGCTTTTGCGCCAGGGCGATCCGGACCGCTTTTTCCTGACCACGGCCAATCATGTTTTTGGCGGGGGCGGCTTCACCTCGCGACTCTTTCAGGACGTCCGGACCAAGCGTGGACTGGCCTACTCCGTCTCCAGCCATATTCAACCCATGGCCGTTGAAGGCCCATTCCTGATCACCATGCAGACCGGAGTTCACCAGGCTGCCGAGGCCCTGGGAGTGCTGCGCGAGGCCCTGGCCCTTTTCATCGACCAGGGCGTTACCGAAGAGGAGTTGGCTGCATCCAGGGATAACATCATTGGCCGGTTTCCCCAGGGCTTGGCCTCCAACAGCGGCATTGTCGCCACATTGGGAATGATTGGGTTTTACAATCTTGCCCCGGACTACCTGGAAACCTACACCGAGTACGTGGCAAGGGTCACCCCGGAAATGGCCATGGATGCCCTGGCCCGGCGAATGACAATGGACCGGATGGTCACGGTGGTCGTGGGTGGGCCGGAGGGTTTGCTGGAAGAACTCACCAACGATCATCCAGATCAATTACCAGCTACACCTGCAAGTGCGTCCCCGGACCAGCCATAG
- a CDS encoding M16 family metallopeptidase produces the protein MSTSRILILFCWLMTVCGVSPVAAEVVMHRLDNGLTVLVLRDSRAPVVTNQIWYEVGSRHEHSGITGISHMLEHMMFRGSEAYPPGEFTRIISRLGGSQNAFTGQDFTAYFQVLGSDHWSTAMAMEAERMHALRLTEEEFQPERNVVIEERRLTRDDRPTALLHEQLMAAAFLNSPYGHSVIGWMTDIENYTLEDVQAWYDAWYTPNNAVVVVVGDVEPSEVIAAAQRYYGPIPARSMPEIKPRTEVAQRGERRVFLRVPAEQPHLLMGWKVPTIPTLLEEQAEPDDAYALMVAAGLLSSGRSSRLDRELVRGQELALGATASYGGYSRLQTLFTLSAIPSSQTEMEILEQALLHQIQQLIDVPVGETELQRIKAQVIASEVYRQDSLNARAFELGMLETIGLGWQIGEEYAERIRAVTAEDVQRVATTYFVPDTRTVAILDPLPLPGTMADSEALPEHGRGVPEPIED, from the coding sequence ATGTCCACTTCCCGAATCCTTATTTTATTCTGCTGGCTGATGACCGTCTGCGGCGTATCCCCGGTCGCCGCCGAAGTGGTGATGCACCGCTTGGACAACGGCCTGACCGTGCTGGTGTTGCGCGACTCCCGTGCCCCGGTGGTCACGAACCAAATCTGGTACGAAGTCGGCTCCAGGCACGAGCACAGCGGTATTACCGGTATCTCCCACATGCTTGAACACATGATGTTCCGCGGCAGTGAAGCCTATCCCCCCGGCGAGTTCACTCGGATCATCTCCCGTCTCGGCGGCAGCCAGAACGCCTTCACCGGCCAGGACTTCACGGCCTATTTTCAAGTTCTGGGCAGTGACCACTGGTCAACGGCCATGGCCATGGAGGCGGAACGAATGCACGCACTGCGTCTGACCGAGGAAGAATTTCAGCCGGAGCGCAATGTGGTCATCGAAGAACGGCGGTTGACCCGGGATGACCGCCCCACGGCCTTGCTGCATGAACAATTGATGGCCGCGGCCTTTCTGAACAGCCCCTATGGCCATTCCGTCATCGGTTGGATGACCGATATTGAAAACTATACCCTGGAAGACGTCCAGGCTTGGTACGACGCGTGGTACACACCGAACAACGCCGTGGTCGTGGTGGTCGGCGACGTGGAACCATCTGAAGTGATCGCGGCGGCCCAGCGCTATTACGGCCCCATTCCCGCCCGGAGCATGCCGGAGATCAAGCCCCGGACAGAAGTTGCCCAGCGTGGCGAGCGCAGGGTCTTCCTGCGGGTTCCAGCGGAACAGCCCCACCTGCTCATGGGCTGGAAAGTGCCGACCATCCCAACGCTTCTTGAAGAGCAAGCCGAACCCGATGATGCCTACGCACTGATGGTCGCCGCGGGCCTGCTCAGCTCCGGGCGGTCGTCCCGTCTGGACCGCGAACTGGTTCGCGGACAAGAGCTGGCCCTGGGCGCCACCGCCTCGTATGGAGGATACAGCCGGCTGCAGACCCTGTTCACCCTCTCCGCGATCCCATCCTCGCAGACGGAAATGGAAATCCTGGAACAGGCCCTGCTGCATCAGATTCAGCAGCTGATCGACGTTCCCGTGGGCGAAACGGAATTGCAACGCATCAAGGCCCAGGTTATCGCCTCGGAAGTCTATCGCCAGGATTCCCTGAACGCCAGGGCTTTTGAGTTGGGCATGCTGGAAACCATCGGCCTGGGTTGGCAAATCGGAGAAGAATACGCCGAGCGAATCCGGGCCGTAACCGCCGAAGACGTCCAACGGGTGGCCACAACATACTTTGTCCCGGATACCCGCACCGTCGCGATCCTCGATCCATTGCCCCTGCCTGGGACAATGGCCGATTCCGAAGCATTGCCGGAACACGGACGCGGCGTCCCAGAGCCTATCGAAGACTAG
- a CDS encoding branched-chain amino acid ABC transporter substrate-binding protein has translation MKKMLLIVLAGMLAVSLLVGQAHAQIRIGLMAPLTGSWASEGQAMRQIVDLLAEEVNNAGGVLGQQVQIIAEDDAGDPRTAALAAQRLSTRGIVAVIGTYGSSITEASQNIFDENRIVQVATGSTAIRLSEKGLRYFFRTSPRDDEQGLVAANTLKDMGFGTVAILHDNTTYARGLADEARALLVEGDVEIVFFDALTPGERDYSAILSQLRARNPEVVLFTGYFPEAGLLLRQRHAMGWDVPFVGGDATNNPDLVSIAGREAAEGFMFLSPPVPQDLDSPEATAFMAAYRARFNDDPASVWAVLAGDAFNVIVAAIEGSGSTEPDKIAEFLRTGLEDFQGLTGTIAFDDKGDRIGELYRVYRVDGEGRFILQP, from the coding sequence ATGAAAAAGATGTTGCTGATCGTGTTGGCCGGCATGCTGGCCGTGTCCCTGTTGGTGGGCCAGGCTCACGCGCAGATCCGGATCGGGCTGATGGCGCCGTTGACCGGTTCATGGGCCAGTGAAGGCCAGGCCATGAGGCAGATCGTTGATCTGCTGGCCGAGGAAGTGAACAATGCCGGCGGCGTCCTGGGACAGCAGGTACAGATCATCGCCGAGGACGACGCCGGTGACCCACGCACAGCGGCTTTGGCGGCCCAGCGGCTTTCCACCCGTGGCATTGTCGCGGTTATCGGAACGTATGGTTCCTCGATTACCGAGGCCAGCCAGAATATCTTCGACGAAAACCGTATTGTTCAGGTCGCCACGGGCTCCACGGCCATTCGCCTTAGCGAAAAGGGCCTGCGCTACTTCTTCCGAACCTCTCCCCGTGACGACGAGCAGGGTTTGGTCGCGGCCAACACCCTCAAAGACATGGGGTTCGGCACAGTAGCCATCCTGCACGACAACACCACCTATGCCCGCGGATTGGCGGATGAGGCCAGGGCGCTGCTTGTGGAAGGCGATGTGGAAATCGTCTTCTTCGACGCCCTGACCCCCGGGGAGCGGGACTATAGCGCCATCCTCTCCCAGCTACGGGCCCGCAACCCTGAAGTCGTCCTGTTCACCGGGTATTTCCCCGAGGCCGGACTGTTGCTGCGTCAACGGCATGCCATGGGTTGGGATGTGCCCTTTGTCGGCGGTGACGCGACCAACAACCCGGATTTGGTGAGCATCGCCGGCAGGGAAGCCGCGGAAGGCTTCATGTTTCTGAGCCCTCCCGTACCCCAGGATCTGGACTCCCCCGAAGCCACCGCCTTTATGGCCGCCTACCGGGCCAGGTTCAATGACGATCCCGCGTCGGTATGGGCTGTCCTGGCCGGCGATGCCTTCAATGTCATCGTGGCCGCCATCGAGGGCTCCGGTTCCACCGAGCCGGACAAGATTGCTGAATTCCTGCGCACCGGCCTGGAGGACTTCCAGGGCCTGACCGGTACCATTGCTTTTGACGACAAAGGTGATCGTATCGGCGAACTCTATCGCGTTTACAGGGTGGACGGCGAGGGCCGCTTCATCCTGCAGCCGTAG
- a CDS encoding branched-chain amino acid ABC transporter permease, translated as MQLFLEQLTNGLAVGGIYALIALGYTMVYGVLKLINFAHGDLFTIGAFFGLTLLLSLGLTSHIGPVAGIIVLVLMVMGLVALIGALLERVAYRPLRTSPRLSAVVSALGASIFFQNAIMLIYGARFRVYPHDLLPTTTVSLLGVSIPVMRIVLFGASLVMMAGLYYFVQRTKTGTAIRAAAIDQGAAKLMGIDVNRVIMYVFLIGPALGGAAGVMVGMYYGQINFTMGWVYGLKAFTAAILGGIGNIPGAMLGGLLLGVIEAMGATYISLAWKDAISFMVLILILIFRPTGLLGERVADKV; from the coding sequence ATGCAACTTTTCCTCGAACAACTGACCAACGGCTTGGCCGTGGGCGGGATCTATGCGTTGATCGCCCTGGGCTACACCATGGTTTATGGTGTGCTCAAGTTGATCAACTTCGCTCACGGTGACCTGTTCACCATCGGGGCGTTTTTCGGCCTGACCCTGTTGCTGTCCCTGGGTTTGACCAGCCATATCGGACCGGTGGCCGGAATTATCGTGTTGGTACTCATGGTCATGGGGTTGGTGGCCCTGATTGGTGCACTGCTGGAACGGGTCGCATATCGGCCCTTGCGCACTTCACCCAGGCTGTCCGCGGTGGTTTCCGCCCTGGGTGCTTCCATATTTTTTCAGAACGCGATCATGTTGATCTACGGTGCCCGGTTTCGGGTCTATCCCCATGACCTGCTGCCCACCACGACGGTGTCCTTGCTCGGAGTGAGCATCCCGGTGATGCGTATTGTCCTTTTTGGCGCCTCCCTGGTGATGATGGCCGGTTTGTACTATTTCGTGCAGCGAACCAAGACCGGGACGGCCATTCGGGCCGCGGCCATTGATCAGGGTGCAGCCAAGCTGATGGGCATCGATGTCAACAGGGTGATCATGTACGTCTTTCTGATCGGCCCGGCCCTGGGCGGCGCCGCCGGGGTGATGGTCGGGATGTACTACGGGCAGATCAACTTCACCATGGGCTGGGTCTACGGGTTGAAAGCCTTTACCGCGGCCATTCTCGGCGGCATTGGAAACATCCCCGGCGCCATGCTGGGCGGTTTGCTGCTGGGGGTGATCGAGGCCATGGGCGCGACCTATATTTCCCTGGCCTGGAAAGACGCCATATCCTTCATGGTCCTGATTCTGATCCTGATCTTTCGACCCACCGGGCTCCTGGGTGAACGCGTGGCGGACAAGGTATGA
- a CDS encoding branched-chain amino acid ABC transporter permease yields MKPATIINVLVVAALLVAPYWLNAYWVDVLNSIGIYAVLALSLNVILGYAGLFHMGHAAFFAVGTYTTAILNTQFGIPVLWLMPLSGLTAGFFALLVARPIIHLRGDYLLIVTIGIVEIVRIALVNNVFGITGGSNGIFGINRPELFGYVIRTPHDFYYLIFGFAAITVLLFLRLENSRFGRALNYIREDDVAAEGSGIDAAHYKLVAFILGAFWAGMAGTIFAAKMTIVSPQSFTFWESVVMFTIVILGGSGNIRGVLLGAFLIVGLPEVFREFAGARMLVFGAAMILMMIFRPKGILPAQPRTYNLDFLAGSRGGGK; encoded by the coding sequence ATGAAGCCGGCAACCATCATCAACGTCCTTGTCGTGGCCGCCTTGCTCGTGGCCCCGTACTGGTTGAACGCGTACTGGGTGGACGTGCTCAATTCCATCGGAATCTATGCGGTGCTTGCCCTGAGTCTGAACGTCATTCTTGGCTACGCCGGCTTGTTTCACATGGGCCACGCCGCGTTTTTCGCCGTGGGCACCTACACCACGGCTATCTTGAATACCCAATTCGGCATTCCGGTGCTCTGGTTGATGCCGTTGTCCGGGCTGACGGCCGGATTTTTCGCTCTGCTGGTGGCCCGGCCGATCATCCACCTGCGCGGGGACTATCTGCTGATCGTGACCATCGGCATCGTGGAGATCGTCCGCATTGCCCTGGTGAACAATGTTTTCGGCATCACCGGCGGTTCCAACGGCATTTTCGGGATCAACCGGCCCGAGCTGTTCGGCTATGTGATCCGCACACCCCATGATTTTTACTACCTGATTTTCGGCTTTGCCGCGATCACCGTCCTGCTCTTTTTGCGTCTGGAGAATTCCCGTTTTGGCCGGGCCCTGAATTACATCCGCGAGGACGACGTGGCCGCGGAGGGCAGCGGGATCGACGCGGCTCACTACAAACTGGTGGCCTTCATTCTTGGTGCGTTCTGGGCCGGGATGGCCGGAACCATTTTTGCGGCCAAGATGACCATTGTCTCGCCCCAATCCTTTACGTTCTGGGAGTCCGTGGTCATGTTCACCATTGTCATTCTCGGGGGGTCCGGGAACATTCGCGGCGTGCTTCTCGGTGCCTTCCTGATCGTCGGTTTGCCCGAGGTCTTCAGGGAATTCGCCGGAGCGCGGATGCTCGTCTTTGGGGCGGCAATGATCCTGATGATGATCTTTCGGCCCAAGGGCATCCTTCCAGCTCAGCCCAGAACCTACAATTTGGACTTTCTGGCCGGCTCACGGGGAGGCGGGAAATGA
- a CDS encoding ABC transporter ATP-binding protein — protein MSTSPLLRLAQLTKSFGGVMAVNQVSFDVDHGSIVGLIGPNGAGKTTVFNLITGNYRPDSGEILFDGRNIVNMRTNRIVTLGIARTFQTIRLFQNMSALENVLAGCHCRMRSGAIGAMLRLPWQKREEREALEIAVGELEFVGLRSQLDQAARNLSYGNQRLLEIARALATKPRFLILDEPAGGMNDYETQVLVDLINQIRDRGITVLLIEHDMNLVMKICEKLVVLEYGIMIAQGAPVEIQKDQRVIDAYLGAPDDDEDEDF, from the coding sequence ATGAGTACATCACCGCTCCTGCGATTAGCCCAGCTGACCAAGTCATTTGGTGGGGTCATGGCCGTGAATCAGGTCAGCTTCGACGTGGACCACGGTTCCATCGTCGGCCTGATCGGTCCCAACGGCGCGGGCAAGACCACGGTGTTCAACCTGATCACCGGCAATTATCGCCCGGATTCAGGAGAGATTCTTTTTGACGGGCGAAATATCGTGAACATGCGCACCAACCGGATCGTCACCCTGGGCATTGCCCGAACGTTTCAGACCATCCGGCTGTTCCAGAATATGAGCGCCCTGGAAAATGTCCTGGCCGGATGTCACTGCCGGATGCGATCCGGGGCGATCGGGGCCATGCTTCGTCTGCCCTGGCAGAAGCGGGAGGAGCGTGAGGCCCTGGAAATTGCCGTGGGGGAACTGGAATTTGTCGGGCTGCGTTCTCAATTGGACCAGGCAGCCCGGAATTTGTCTTACGGCAACCAACGCCTCCTGGAAATTGCCCGGGCCCTGGCCACCAAGCCCCGCTTCCTGATCCTGGACGAACCGGCAGGGGGCATGAACGATTACGAGACACAGGTTCTGGTGGATCTGATCAACCAGATCCGAGATCGCGGTATCACTGTCCTGCTCATCGAGCATGACATGAACCTGGTGATGAAAATTTGCGAAAAACTGGTGGTCCTGGAGTACGGGATCATGATCGCCCAGGGAGCACCCGTGGAAATCCAGAAGGATCAACGGGTCATCGATGCCTACCTGGGGGCCCCTGATGACGATGAAGACGAGGATTTTTGA
- a CDS encoding ABC transporter ATP-binding protein, translated as MLLRIENLEVKYGNVQVLHGLNLAVNRGEIVTILGANGAGKSTTLMTISGLVKPSGGCIFLEDKPLHKLEAHQIVKLGLAQVPEGRRVFGTLSVHENLRLGAFTATDQALIQKNMDWVYEMFPILRKRRGQLAGTLSGGEQQMLAIGRGLMASPKILLLDEPSLGLAPILVKSIFATVREINKSGVTIVLVEQNARLALKLADRGYVLELGKIVLEDEAKALLANPEVQNAYLGGAR; from the coding sequence ATGCTCCTGCGCATTGAGAACCTGGAGGTGAAGTACGGCAACGTGCAGGTGCTGCACGGATTGAACCTGGCCGTGAACCGGGGGGAGATCGTGACCATCCTCGGAGCCAATGGCGCGGGCAAGTCCACCACCCTGATGACCATCAGCGGATTGGTCAAACCCTCCGGGGGATGCATTTTCCTGGAGGACAAACCCCTGCACAAGCTGGAGGCCCACCAGATCGTCAAGCTGGGCTTGGCCCAGGTTCCGGAGGGGCGGCGGGTCTTCGGCACCCTGAGCGTACACGAAAACTTGCGCCTGGGGGCCTTCACGGCCACGGATCAAGCCCTGATTCAAAAAAATATGGACTGGGTCTATGAAATGTTTCCCATTCTGCGCAAACGCCGCGGCCAACTGGCCGGAACCCTGAGCGGCGGCGAGCAGCAGATGCTGGCCATCGGCCGCGGCCTGATGGCCAGTCCCAAGATCCTGCTCCTGGACGAACCCAGCCTGGGCCTGGCACCGATACTGGTCAAGTCCATCTTTGCCACGGTCCGGGAAATCAACAAGTCCGGCGTGACCATCGTCCTGGTGGAACAAAACGCCCGCCTAGCCCTGAAACTGGCCGACCGAGGCTACGTCCTGGAACTGGGCAAGATTGTGCTGGAAGACGAGGCCAAAGCCCTGTTGGCCAACCCGGAAGTACAGAACGCGTACCTGGGGGGCGCGAGGTAA
- a CDS encoding addiction module protein: MTPTVQQILKSAALLSPIDRAELIEQLFLSFDHSEEQSVDAAWRQEIEDRLDAYDAGQIDASPAEDVLGRISQR, translated from the coding sequence ATGACACCCACGGTACAACAAATTCTGAAAAGTGCCGCGCTCCTCTCGCCGATTGATCGTGCCGAGTTGATTGAGCAACTTTTTTTGAGTTTTGATCACTCCGAGGAACAATCCGTCGATGCGGCCTGGAGACAAGAAATTGAGGATCGGCTTGATGCCTATGATGCCGGTCAGATCGATGCCTCACCAGCTGAAGATGTTCTGGGAAGAATCAGCCAACGATGA
- a CDS encoding amino acid ABC transporter permease — MPSKSARFTPLDAALILGIIAFAIFFVWRVNATLDYQWRWHLLANYLLRWDETAGRWIPGLVTQGLLTTIRLSIWTMLLATLIGVIMGMARCSRSLFLRMVGWTYVETVRNIPPLVLIFIFYFFLADQIMTMIGLEAMLRNLPEWAKDLLPWVAVPVDRMPNFLAALLTLAVYEGAYITEHVRSGIQSIERGQREAAYALGLSPWQQMRHVILPQAVSRIVPPLSGQFIATIKDTAIVSVISVQELTFQGMELMASTYMTFEIMITITLLYLLLTLTFSTVAGRVERRMRRAYG; from the coding sequence ATGCCTTCCAAATCTGCCCGCTTTACCCCCCTCGACGCCGCCCTGATCCTGGGGATCATCGCGTTCGCCATCTTCTTTGTCTGGCGCGTCAACGCCACCCTGGATTACCAGTGGCGATGGCATTTGCTGGCCAATTATCTGCTGCGTTGGGATGAAACAGCGGGGCGCTGGATTCCCGGACTGGTCACCCAGGGACTCCTGACCACGATTCGACTGAGTATCTGGACCATGCTCCTGGCCACGCTCATTGGCGTGATCATGGGCATGGCCCGGTGTTCCAGGTCCTTGTTTCTGCGCATGGTTGGCTGGACCTATGTTGAAACCGTCCGGAACATTCCACCTCTGGTTCTGATCTTCATTTTCTATTTTTTCCTGGCAGACCAGATCATGACCATGATCGGTCTGGAAGCCATGCTGCGCAACCTCCCGGAATGGGCCAAGGATTTGCTGCCCTGGGTGGCCGTGCCCGTGGACCGCATGCCCAATTTCCTGGCCGCCCTGCTCACCCTGGCCGTATATGAAGGGGCCTACATCACCGAGCACGTCCGCTCCGGCATCCAGTCCATCGAACGCGGGCAGCGCGAAGCGGCGTATGCCCTGGGGTTATCCCCCTGGCAGCAAATGCGCCACGTGATCCTGCCCCAGGCGGTCTCCCGGATTGTCCCGCCGTTATCCGGCCAGTTCATTGCCACCATCAAGGACACGGCCATCGTCTCGGTGATCAGCGTCCAGGAACTGACCTTTCAGGGGATGGAATTGATGGCTTCCACCTACATGACCTTTGAGATCATGATTACCATCACCCTGCTCTATCTCCTCCTGACCCTGACCTTCTCCACCGTGGCCGGGCGAGTTGAGCGCCGCATGCGCCGGGCATATGGGTGA
- a CDS encoding transporter substrate-binding domain-containing protein, whose protein sequence is MNIGKGKHLLLILTTIFILLATSLAQAQNIRQQITRESTLTTIMERGSLRVGFDTFVPWAMQDKTGEFVGFEIDVAKRFAEDLGVNIELVPTAWRGIIPALLTGKFDLLIGGMGIRADRAQQVYFSNPYYFTGQSMAAHKEKAAGFSSIEDFNKPEVIIAARLGTTAQRAAERFFPNAQHKFFEREPQVVQEILMGRAHAFVGNAPLPAQEVIKHPNRLFMPFQENLTKEPVGIAMRKGDPDLLNYVNSWIIEITAEGWIEDQYSYWFETMDWKELVE, encoded by the coding sequence ATGAACATCGGCAAAGGAAAACACCTGTTATTGATTCTGACGACAATCTTTATCTTGCTGGCCACATCACTGGCCCAAGCCCAGAACATTCGTCAGCAAATCACCAGGGAGAGCACCCTGACCACAATCATGGAGCGCGGCTCGCTTCGTGTGGGCTTTGACACCTTTGTTCCCTGGGCCATGCAGGACAAAACCGGTGAATTCGTCGGTTTTGAGATTGATGTGGCCAAGCGCTTCGCCGAGGACCTCGGTGTGAACATCGAACTGGTGCCCACGGCCTGGCGAGGAATCATCCCCGCCCTGCTCACGGGCAAGTTTGACCTGCTCATCGGTGGAATGGGCATCCGCGCGGATCGCGCCCAACAAGTTTATTTCAGCAACCCCTACTACTTCACGGGCCAGAGCATGGCCGCACACAAGGAAAAGGCCGCTGGTTTCTCCAGCATTGAGGATTTCAACAAGCCGGAAGTGATCATCGCCGCCCGTCTCGGCACCACGGCACAGCGTGCTGCCGAAAGGTTCTTTCCAAATGCCCAGCACAAATTTTTCGAGCGTGAACCACAAGTCGTCCAGGAAATATTGATGGGCCGGGCTCATGCGTTTGTGGGCAATGCGCCCTTGCCGGCTCAGGAAGTCATCAAGCATCCCAATAGACTTTTCATGCCCTTTCAGGAAAATCTGACCAAGGAGCCTGTGGGCATTGCCATGCGCAAAGGCGACCCGGACCTGCTTAACTACGTGAACAGCTGGATTATTGAAATTACGGCTGAAGGCTGGATCGAAGATCAGTACAGCTACTGGTTCGAGACCATGGACTGGAAGGAATTGGTGGAGTAG
- a CDS encoding amino acid ABC transporter ATP-binding protein, producing MNSAQQSQDIITVRDIVKTYPGGLLALDHVSLSVRQKEVVVVIGPSGSGKSTLLRCLNGLEDIDSGEIIIDGIPLDATPRNRLAIRTEVGMVFQSFNLFPHMTALQNINLAQEQVRGKSRKEANEATMALLARVGLTDKAQAYPAQLSGGQQQRVAIARALAMHPKVMLFDEATSALDPETIGEVLEVMKGLARDGMTMVVVTHEMGFAREAGDRVIFMENGRILEDASSEDFFSNPRQERTRAFLGQILCGPIPGLNGTHLNKKEQT from the coding sequence ATGAACAGTGCGCAGCAGAGCCAGGACATCATTACGGTCAGGGATATCGTCAAAACCTACCCTGGAGGGTTGCTTGCCCTGGATCATGTCTCCCTGAGCGTGCGGCAAAAAGAGGTCGTGGTGGTCATTGGCCCCTCCGGTTCGGGCAAGTCGACCCTGCTGCGCTGCCTGAACGGATTGGAGGACATCGACTCCGGAGAGATAATCATTGACGGCATCCCCCTGGATGCCACACCCCGCAACCGGCTGGCCATTCGCACTGAAGTGGGTATGGTTTTCCAGTCCTTCAATCTTTTTCCACACATGACCGCCCTGCAAAACATCAATCTGGCCCAGGAACAGGTTCGGGGGAAATCCCGCAAGGAGGCCAACGAAGCAACCATGGCCCTCCTGGCCCGGGTCGGCCTGACGGACAAGGCCCAGGCCTACCCGGCCCAGCTCTCCGGCGGACAGCAGCAGCGGGTGGCCATTGCCCGCGCTCTGGCCATGCACCCCAAGGTGATGCTCTTTGACGAAGCCACCAGCGCCCTGGACCCGGAAACCATCGGGGAAGTGCTGGAAGTCATGAAAGGCCTGGCCCGGGACGGCATGACCATGGTTGTGGTCACCCATGAAATGGGGTTTGCCCGGGAAGCCGGAGACCGGGTGATTTTTATGGAAAACGGACGGATTCTGGAGGACGCCTCCAGCGAAGACTTTTTCAGCAATCCGAGACAGGAACGCACCCGCGCCTTTCTTGGCCAAATACTGTGCGGACCGATTCCCGGTCTGAATGGAACACACCTCAACAAGAAGGAGCAGACATGA